The following DNA comes from Candidatus Scalindua japonica.
ACGGCCAGGAATTCCTCTTTTAGTTCCAGATGAGGGGTGATGAGGTCTATAAATGGTATTTTGTTCATTTCTTCTCCTCAGATTACGCAGATTACACAGATTTTTTATCTTTAAATATAAAACGTTTAAATTCTAAACTACTTGCACCAAAATTGAGAAGTAAACCTGTTTCCAGGCCTGTTACTTTCAAATAATTTATAATTTGGGACTCTTCTTTTCCACTAAGTTCACTTATAGCTTTTAACTCAACAATTACACTTTCGTAACATAAAAAGTCTGCTCTATAACTTGTTGAAAGTTTTACCTCTTTATAGTAAACAGGCAAGTCCACTTCTTTTTTAAATTGTATATTTCTATCAGTAAACTCAATGCTTAGGGCTTCTTGATAAACGGCTTCCAGAAAACCTGCCCCCAGCACTTTGTGAACATCAATGGCAGCACCAATAATTTTATGTGTTCGAGGATCTTTTTGGGAAATCTGTGCCATCTGTGAAATCTGCGGACTAATGTTTTTAAATCTTTCTTATAAAACGAGCGGGGTTTCCTGCAACTATGGAATCTGGGGGAACGTCTTTGGTCACCGTGCTACCGGCACCGACAATGGAGTTTTCGCCAACGCTTATATTTGCGAGAATCGTAGCGCCAGAGCCGATAGAAGCGCCCTTTTTTACCAATGTTGTCTCCACATTCCAATCTTCTTCACTTTTCAACTCTCCCTCTTTGTTTGTTGCACGAGGATATTTGTCGTTTATAAACATAACACCGTGACCTATAAGTACATTGTCTTCTATAGTCACGCCTTCACAAATGAATGTATGGCTCTGTATCTTACAATTTTCACCAATTTTCGCGTTCTTTTGTATCTCAACAAAGGTTCCTATCTTTGTTTTATCGCCAATTTCACAGCCGTAAAGATTTACAAAATTACAAATTTTTACATCTTTCCCCAACTTTACGTCATCAGCAATTGTAGAAAATTTCATTTTATTTTTAATATTTTAAGCCATGAGTCCTGAATCATAAGCCACCATCTAACAATGGTTTAGTTAAATCGCTACCTTTCCACCGCCATTTGACAATGATTTTGAGGATGCCTCCAGGATTTCAACTACTTTCAAACCTTCTTTGCCACATGAATCGGGTTTTAAATCGCTTTTTATACAATCCAAAAAGTGCTGACATTCCGTTTTTAATGGTTCGGCCTGTTGGATAAATGGAGCATGCATATCGCCGTAGTGGTAAGAAAATTGGAACTCTGCAAATGTGTCATAATGTGGAGGCCTTTCTACTCTTTTGTCATATACCTTAATCTTTTCATTTGGTTCTAAATCGTCGTAAACGAGCATTTTCTTAGTACCGACAAACTTCGTCTCTCTTACCTTGTTAGGATCAAGCCAGCTACTCTGGATAGTGGCAAACCCACCATTCTTGAAATCGATTGTCATATTTGTAATGTCTGCAATATCTTTAGTGATATGTGCCTTACCCTGACAATTTACGTGTGTGGGCTCATCATCCAGAACATAGAGGATAATGGATATCTCATGCGGCGCAAGGTCCCAGGTAACGTTAATGTCTTCCTGGTAGAGCCCCAGATTCAAGCGTCGTGAGCCAATATACATAATATCACCTAGATCACCTCTTCTAATAATTTCCTTTATTTTACGTACCGGTGATGAGTAAATGAATGTATGCCCAATCATAAGTTTCAACCCATTCTTCTCTGCTAGAGCGATCAACTCTTTACACTCCTTTCCAGAACGAGCCATGGGCTTTTCTATGAAAGTATGTTTATTTGCCTGAAGACTTTTCCTGGCCATCTCAAAATGGAATCTAACCGGTGTTACAATAAAGATCACATCTATATCTTTATTGTCGACTAAATCATCATAATTGGTGGTTGTCTTGATGTTACCATAGAGCCCCTTCATATGGTTTAATCGCTTAACATCAATATCACATATCATCTCAACTTTACAGTCAGGAAGAGAATAGAGATTTCTCACAAGATTAGGCCCCCAATAACCACAACCCGCAACTGCAACTTTAAACATATTTACAAACTCCTTTCTCTTTATTTTTGTTTTCCTGCATACTATCTAAAACTTGAAGAACAATGGCAAAAGGAGTTTTGAGTATGATAATAACGTCTAACAAAAAGGATTCTTGTCTTGAATACCTGATGTCAAGCCGTATCATCTGTTCAAAAGTAAGTCTATTTTTCCCACTTACCTGCCACAATCCAGTAATT
Coding sequences within:
- a CDS encoding Gfo/Idh/MocA family protein encodes the protein MFKVAVAGCGYWGPNLVRNLYSLPDCKVEMICDIDVKRLNHMKGLYGNIKTTTNYDDLVDNKDIDVIFIVTPVRFHFEMARKSLQANKHTFIEKPMARSGKECKELIALAEKNGLKLMIGHTFIYSSPVRKIKEIIRRGDLGDIMYIGSRRLNLGLYQEDINVTWDLAPHEISIILYVLDDEPTHVNCQGKAHITKDIADITNMTIDFKNGGFATIQSSWLDPNKVRETKFVGTKKMLVYDDLEPNEKIKVYDKRVERPPHYDTFAEFQFSYHYGDMHAPFIQQAEPLKTECQHFLDCIKSDLKPDSCGKEGLKVVEILEASSKSLSNGGGKVAI
- a CDS encoding acyltransferase, which gives rise to MKFSTIADDVKLGKDVKICNFVNLYGCEIGDKTKIGTFVEIQKNAKIGENCKIQSHTFICEGVTIEDNVLIGHGVMFINDKYPRATNKEGELKSEEDWNVETTLVKKGASIGSGATILANISVGENSIVGAGSTVTKDVPPDSIVAGNPARFIRKI
- a CDS encoding GxxExxY protein, producing MAQISQKDPRTHKIIGAAIDVHKVLGAGFLEAVYQEALSIEFTDRNIQFKKEVDLPVYYKEVKLSTSYRADFLCYESVIVELKAISELSGKEESQIINYLKVTGLETGLLLNFGASSLEFKRFIFKDKKSV